Proteins found in one Vallitalea guaymasensis genomic segment:
- a CDS encoding flavodoxin family protein: MNKKVLAINSSKRKRNTYGLLIDIKEQFEKINIDVDIINLHDYNIELCTGCESCILKDKCFLDDDMDMLMNKLQQYDGIILSTPIYLNNISGKLKMFIDRTCRWVHRPALAGIPIMNVVTTSSSGIKNTLKYMDNVAVQWGAFPTDNISRKVTTVKEKVQPKEYENFVKHIMMDKKLYKPSIEQLIYFSVSKVLALKVIKRDAKYWEDKGWLSKNYFYDSKINIFKKVIANRFYKMLYKKVNRVEE, from the coding sequence ATGAATAAAAAAGTTCTAGCTATAAATAGTAGTAAAAGAAAGCGTAATACCTATGGATTGTTAATTGACATCAAAGAGCAATTTGAAAAAATCAATATTGATGTTGACATCATTAATCTACATGATTATAACATTGAGCTATGTACAGGTTGTGAATCTTGTATATTGAAGGATAAATGTTTCTTGGATGATGATATGGATATGTTGATGAATAAATTGCAACAATACGATGGAATAATACTTAGTACTCCAATATACCTTAACAATATTAGCGGAAAACTTAAAATGTTTATTGATAGAACTTGTAGATGGGTTCATAGACCAGCTCTAGCTGGAATACCAATCATGAATGTAGTAACAACATCATCTTCAGGTATAAAAAACACATTAAAATACATGGATAATGTAGCTGTTCAATGGGGAGCTTTTCCAACTGATAACATTAGCAGAAAAGTAACAACTGTCAAAGAGAAAGTACAACCAAAAGAATACGAAAATTTTGTGAAACATATTATGATGGATAAGAAATTATATAAACCTAGTATAGAACAGTTAATATATTTCTCAGTCTCTAAAGTACTTGCTCTAAAAGTTATTAAAAGAGATGCTAAATACTGGGAAGACAAAGGCTGGTTATCAAAAAACTATTTTTATGATTCCAAAATCAATATATTCAAAAAGGTAATAGCTAATAGATTCTATAAAATGTTATATAAAAAAGTAAATAGAGTGGAAGAATAA
- a CDS encoding TetR/AcrR family transcriptional regulator: MPQVLKDDIKNRILHVAVEMFKNYGYAKTSMKNIATEAKVAVGNLYRYFNSKEDLYNEIIKEFVDTVNNIIKENTHNMVNLEDMEEDVYDIVGKLEDYPNYLGVYPMVSKICYDLSEYINKNRDKAIIFFQSSKEVPSSRLNLIEIIQKVLYGKIKKDMNKTYLEDEDKLYACSLAKGFYETLSYMVINMEESFDMADLMNKVVKLYFL, from the coding sequence ATGCCACAAGTCTTAAAAGACGATATTAAAAATAGAATACTTCATGTAGCTGTAGAGATGTTCAAGAATTATGGTTATGCAAAAACTTCAATGAAGAATATTGCAACAGAAGCAAAAGTAGCAGTGGGAAATCTATATAGATATTTTAACAGTAAAGAAGATTTGTATAACGAGATCATAAAAGAATTCGTAGATACAGTAAACAACATCATCAAGGAAAACACTCACAACATGGTTAATCTGGAAGATATGGAGGAAGATGTCTATGATATAGTGGGCAAGCTTGAAGACTATCCTAATTATCTAGGTGTATACCCCATGGTAAGTAAGATTTGTTATGACCTTAGTGAGTACATAAATAAAAACAGAGATAAAGCAATAATATTTTTTCAAAGCAGTAAAGAAGTTCCAAGTTCAAGACTTAATCTCATAGAGATAATTCAAAAAGTTCTCTATGGAAAAATAAAGAAGGATATGAATAAGACATATTTAGAAGACGAAGATAAATTATATGCTTGCAGTCTGGCAAAAGGTTTCTATGAGACTTTGAGCTATATGGTTATTAACATGGAAGAATCCTTTGATATGGCTGATTTAATGAAT